Proteins co-encoded in one Odontesthes bonariensis isolate fOdoBon6 chromosome 24, fOdoBon6.hap1, whole genome shotgun sequence genomic window:
- the ripply2 gene encoding protein ripply2, whose amino-acid sequence MEKNAPNSGIPSVFAGENSTQQSNLWRPWNGNTSKTTPLTTHSLQQDLSNGKQSKAPQVIHPVKLFWPKTRCFDYLYRDAEMLLRNYPVQATICPYEESSSDEEGDDEEDEVEKELN is encoded by the exons ATGGAGAAAAACGCACCCAACAGTGGAATACCGTCTGTTTTTGCCGGAGAGAATTCTACCCAGCAGTCCAATTTGTGGAGACCATGGAATGGGAATACGAGCAAAACAACCCCACTGACG ACTCACTCATTGCAGCAGGACCTCTCCAATGGAAAACAATCCAAAGCTCCTCAAGTCATCCATCCAGTGAA GTTGTTCTGGCCGAAAACGAGATGTTTCGATTATCTGTATCGGGATGCAGAAATGCTCCTTCGGAACTATCCGGTCCAAGCGACCATCTGCCCATATGAGGAGTCCAGCAGCGATGAAGAAGGCGATGATGAAGAGGACGAGGTGGAAAAGGAGCTGAACTAA